Proteins encoded together in one Amblyomma americanum isolate KBUSLIRL-KWMA chromosome 1, ASM5285725v1, whole genome shotgun sequence window:
- the LOC144094603 gene encoding uncharacterized protein LOC144094603: protein MPEPIVPPPQVPRRTINAAAIEFSRLLHETDASVFDSPESALKIFQRGDELFRGTNDDVPPLTAPCNGDGERTRCWALNYQRMLNRMLNERGVELFEMQESALLCQTISCTDVPQASVHSKRHRERVYYGASPPQEVLEPPAIKRIS, encoded by the exons ATGCCGGAACCAATTGTACCGCCGCCCCAA GTTCCACGCCGAACTATCAACGCTGCTGCCATCGAGTTCAGCCGACTGCTCCACGAAACGGACGCCAGCGTGTTCGACTCCCCAGAGAGCGCACTGAAGATCTTCCAACGCGGCGACGAGCTGTTCCGCGGCACCAACGATGACGTCCCTCCGCTTACGGCCCCTTGTAACGGCGACGGCGAACGCACTCGGTGCTGGGCACTCAACTACCAGCGAATGTTGAACCGGATGTTGAACGAACGTGGTGTCGAATTGTTCGAGATGCAGGAGAGCGCGCTTCTGTGCCAAACTATAAGCTGCACCGACGTTCCCCAAG CATCAGTGCATTCAAAGCGTCATCGTGAACGCGTCTATTATGGCGCCTCACCCCCTCAAGAAGTTTTGGAGCCTCCTGCTATTAAGCGAATTAGTTAA
- the LOC144132730 gene encoding uncharacterized protein LOC144132730: protein MGFNLSVADATHLAALVARNKGLKKLALVDLYIDAASMEEIVASIEGHDGLDELELTALRRTADGKSIARLLEAHITKLRLGVECDWEPFLDALVTNIDLVEFAIVSRSTLAFSLHRLVRAVSISETLESLELDLDTSWAIDDDRIWEELAAIVGQARALRMLRITVSNMTNVALELLKNEIARNQCLRDLHFHRCQISCHGAMELLGGLRCNSTLQLLDLAELSGREGEYRELLQFMVDNRLCDRVSVCYMGCQAWLLGKAITNNGVRFRNFKFCCAYGPEVDIVFGVLPCLKDTLTELSIDCNEVMYDTGTQALAKLFRDSLILENVKLDFPSTPDTSLVLLQGLAESRSVSSLTLSGWMIGGTDDVVPIAFEDLLRVNSSIVQLTVVQGDLGELKVFLKRLAAGLAENHSIAELNIFHGPDCLEVCDAAIKQSLRVNRTMACLAADLLLGAKLSRAAAYSLGCVISCNSMKTILRSHTSLSDDVINEKLVGTLSAIRSELLQVERLYKSEARRYKPPHYSEGQRYDFEVELLSDIEKYLNLWNVSLSE from the coding sequence ATGGGTTTCAACCTGTCTGTGGCGGACGCAACTCACCTTGCAGCTCTCGTGGCCCGCAACAAAGGTCTGAAGAAGTTAGCTCTCGTGGACCTTTACATAGACGCAGCCTCGATGGAGGAGATTGTCGCTAGCATCGAAGGTCACGATGGACTCGACGAGTTAGAATTGACGGCTCTTCGGAGGACGGCTGACGGCAAAAGTATTGCCCGCTTGCTCGAAGCTCACATCACGAAACTTCGCTTAGGTGTGGAATGTGACTGGGAACCGTTCTTGGATGCTCTTGTAACAAACATCGATCTGGTTGAATTTGCGATTGTTTCTCGCTCCACACTGGCTTTCTCCCTGCATCGCCTTGTGCGTGCTGTGAGCATTAGCGAGACTCTGGAGAGCCTCGAGCTTGATTTAGACACTTCCTGGGCGATAGACGACGACCGGATCTGGGAAGAACTTGCAGCCATTGTGGGGCAAGCACGCGCTCTACGGATGCTTCGAATCACGGTGTCCAATATGACGAATGTCGCTCTGGAACTCTTGAAGAATGAGATTGCGAGAAACCAGTGTCTTCGGGACCTTCACTTTCATAGGTGCCAGATCTCTTGCCACGGTGCTATGGAACTGTTGGGGGGCCTAAGGTGTAACTCGACGCTGCAGTTATTGGACCTCGCGGAACTAAGCGGAAGGGAAGGCGAGTATCGAGAGCTGCTACAGTTTATGGTCGACAACAGATTGTGTGACAGGGTCTCAGTCTGCTATATGGGCTGTCAGGCTTGGTTGCTAGGAAAAGCCATCACAAACAATGGCGTTCGATTCCGAAATTTTAAATTCTGTTGCGCCTACGGCCCGGAAGTGGACATCGTCTTCGGGGTTCTTCCTTGCCTCAAGGACACCTTGACCGAACTGTCTATCGACTGTAACGAAGTTATGTATGATACAGGCACCCAGGCTCTAGCCAAACTGTTCAGAGACAGCTTAATTTTAGAGAACGTCAAGCTCGACTTTCCTTCAACTCCGGACACATCACTGGTTTTGCTCCAGGGTCTTGCAGAGTCTCGCTCAGTCTCGTCTCTGACCCTGAGTGGTTGGATGATCGGCGGGACGGACGATGTCGTGCCCATTGCTTTTGAAGACTTACTCCGCGTCAACTCAAGTATCGTGCAACTGACTGTCGTGCAAGGAGACTTGGGCGAGCTGAAAGTGTTCCTGAAACGCCTGGCAGCGGGCCTGGCCGAGAATCATAGCATCGCTGAATTGAACATTTTCCACGGCCCAGATTGTCTCGAAGTGTGTGACGCGGCCATAAAGCAATCGCTCCGCGTGAACCGTACGATGGCCTGCTTGGCGGCTGACTTGCTTCTGGGCGCGAAGCTCAGCAGAGCAGCTGCCTATTCGCTTGGGTGTGTAATTTCGTGCAATTCAATGAAGACGATTCTGCGTTCCCATACCAGCCTAAGTGACGATGTCATCAATGAGAAACTTGTGGGAACCCTTTCTGCTATTCGGAGCGAACTTTTGCAGGTGGAGCGCCTGTACAAGTCCGAGGCCCGCCGCTATAAGCCACCTCATTATAGCGAGGGCCAGCGCTACGACTTCGAGGTTGAGCTCCTCAGTGATATAGAGAAATATTTGAACTTATGGAATGTTTCTCTTAGCGAGTGA